The genomic window CGCCCGGGGATGGCCAACCCGGCCTGGTTTCGGCCGCTGACCCCGGAGGCGGTGGCCCGCTATCAGGAGGCGGCCGGCGGGCACATCCTCCTCTGGACCTTCGCGCCGGAGGAGGGGGAGGCGATGGCCGCCATCCCAACTCTAAAGGCTTATGGGATCATCCCGGTGATCGGGCACAGCGACGCCACCTACGAGCAGGCGATGGAGGCCATCCGCCGGGGCGTCCGGCAGGTGACCCATTTCTTCAACGCCATGCGGCCCTTCCACCATCGGGAGCCGGGCCTGTTTGCGGCCGCCCTCCTGGAGCCCGGGGTGATCGCCCAGGTGATCGCCGACGGGCACCACGTGCATCCAGCGGCCCTCCGGCTGCTGTTTCGGGTCAAGGGGGCCGCAGAGGTGGCCCTGATCAGCGACGCCGCCCCCTTGGCCGGCCTGCCGCCGGGGCGTTACACCTGGCTGGGCTACGAGGTGATCGTGGCCGATGGGCGTTGTCAGACCCCGGAGGGCGCCCTGGCGGGCTCGGTCGCCCTGATGAACGAGGGCCTGCGGGTGCTGATCGAAGAGGCCGGCATTGATCCCCTCGACGCGGTGCGCAGCGCCACTCTCACCCCCGCCCGTGCCCTGGGGCTGCGGGGGCTGGGCCAGCTCCGCCGCGGCGCCTTCGCCGACCTGGTCCTGTGGGAGTGCTGGGGAAGGCCCGGGGCCGTCTGGATCCACGGGGAGCAGGTGGTGTAAGATGGGCGTCGGCTCCATCCCCGGACGAGATCCTCAAGCGGGGAGAGGACCGTGACCGCTCGTGCGGCGATCCACGACCTGGACCTGGATCGCTGGGAGGAATACGAGGACATCCTCACGGACAGCCTGTGGCTGCTGGGGCCCCGGGCGAACCATGGCATGCACACCCCGGAATACTGGGGGAATTTCGTCCCGCAGATCCCCTATCAGGCCATGCGCCGCTTCACCCGGCGGGGGGATCTGGTCCTGGATCCCTTCATGGGCCTGGGCACCACTCTCATCGAGGCCAAGCGCCTGGGCCGCCACGCCATCGGGGTGGAGCTGGTCCCCGGAGTAGCCAAACGGGCCCGCCAGCTGGTCCGCCGTGAGAGCAACCCTTACGGGGTCCAGACCGAGATCCTGATGGGGGACAGCGCGGATCCCGCCACGGCGGAGCGGGTGCGGGAGGTGATGGCGCGCTGGGGGTTCTCGGGGGCTCAACTTCTGATCCTGCATCCGCCCTACCACGACATCATCCGGTTCAGCGAGGACCCGCGGGATCTCTCCAACGCCCCCACGGAGGAGGCGTTCTACGCGGCCTTCGAGCGGGTGGTGGCGAACTTCGCCCCCCTGCTGGAGCCGGGTCGCTTCCTGGTGCTGGTGATCGGGGACAAATACGCCCGGGGGGAGTGGATCCCCCTGGGCTTCCGGACGATGGAGCGCGTGCTGCGCCATGGGTTCCGCCTCAAAAGCATCTGCGTCAAAGACATCCAGGAAAACCGGGGCAAGCGAGGCCAGCATCACCTGTGGCGATATCGCGCCCTGAAGGGGCGCTTCTATATCTTCAAGCACGAATACGTCATGTTCTTCGAACGACGAGGAAGGTAAGGGGGAACGATGAGCCGAGGCCCGGCGTTCCTGTTCGATCTGGATGGCACGCTGGTGGACAGCGTGTATCAGCACGTGCTGGCGTGGCGGGAGGCTCTGGAGGCGGTGGGGATCTCCCTCTCCGTCTGGCGGATCCACCGCCGCATCGGCATGAGCGGGGGGCTGCTGTTGCGGGCCCTGCTGCGGGAGACCGGGCGGGAGGTAACGTCGGAGGAGGTCCAGCGGATCCAGCAGCAACACGCGGAGGCCTTCGCCCGGCTGCTCCCCCAGGTGCGCCCGCTCCCGGGGGCCCGGGAGCTCCTCGAAGCCCTCACCCGGGCCGGCATCCCCTGGGCCATCGCCACCAGCGGCCGCCGCGACGTGGCCCGCCCCCTTCTGGAGCTATTGGGAGTCGATGAGGGGATCCCGGTGATCACCCGGGAAGATGTGCCATACGCCAAGCCGGACCCCGATCTCTTCCTCGCGGCGGCGGCCCGCCTGGGGATCCCCATCGCCGAATGCATTGTCGTGGGCGACAGCGTCTGGGATCTGCTGGCCGCGCGACGGGCAGGCGCCCTAAGCGTGGGCCTGCTGTCGGGCGGCTACGGCCGGGAGGAATTAGAGCGGGCCGGCGCTTATCGCGTGTATGAGGATCCGGCGGATCTGCTGCGCCACCTGGACGAGGTGGGCGTTCGCTGAGCCGGGCGATGCGGATCGGCATCGACGTCCAGGCCACACGGGGGCAGAGGACCGGCATCGGCGTTTACGCGGACCAGCTGCTCCGGGCACTCCTCCGGGTGGCCCCCCATCACGAATACGTGCCTTTGTCATGGGAACGGGAAGGGGAGCTGCGCACCGACCAGCGGCTGCGCTGGCAGCAGTGGCTGTTGCCCCGGCGGGCCCGCGCCGCCGGCGTGGATCTGCTGCACGTGCCGGGGTTCGACGCCCCGCGCTGGCGGCCCTGCCCGGTGGTCC from Thermoflexus hugenholtzii JAD2 includes these protein-coding regions:
- a CDS encoding DNA methyltransferase, whose amino-acid sequence is MTARAAIHDLDLDRWEEYEDILTDSLWLLGPRANHGMHTPEYWGNFVPQIPYQAMRRFTRRGDLVLDPFMGLGTTLIEAKRLGRHAIGVELVPGVAKRARQLVRRESNPYGVQTEILMGDSADPATAERVREVMARWGFSGAQLLILHPPYHDIIRFSEDPRDLSNAPTEEAFYAAFERVVANFAPLLEPGRFLVLVIGDKYARGEWIPLGFRTMERVLRHGFRLKSICVKDIQENRGKRGQHHLWRYRALKGRFYIFKHEYVMFFERRGR
- the nagA gene encoding N-acetylglucosamine-6-phosphate deacetylase, giving the protein MNGTVVAILHADLYTPTRRIPDGAIVFGDGRILALGPTREVEIPTGARRIDAGGRPVTPGLIDLHLHGVEGRDMFGPELAEAARRLPRYGVTAFVPTTLTLPEAEVLERLQAMARVIQAPPPGARILGIHIEGPHLSPKRPGMANPAWFRPLTPEAVARYQEAAGGHILLWTFAPEEGEAMAAIPTLKAYGIIPVIGHSDATYEQAMEAIRRGVRQVTHFFNAMRPFHHREPGLFAAALLEPGVIAQVIADGHHVHPAALRLLFRVKGAAEVALISDAAPLAGLPPGRYTWLGYEVIVADGRCQTPEGALAGSVALMNEGLRVLIEEAGIDPLDAVRSATLTPARALGLRGLGQLRRGAFADLVLWECWGRPGAVWIHGEQVV
- a CDS encoding HAD family hydrolase; this translates as MSRGPAFLFDLDGTLVDSVYQHVLAWREALEAVGISLSVWRIHRRIGMSGGLLLRALLRETGREVTSEEVQRIQQQHAEAFARLLPQVRPLPGARELLEALTRAGIPWAIATSGRRDVARPLLELLGVDEGIPVITREDVPYAKPDPDLFLAAAARLGIPIAECIVVGDSVWDLLAARRAGALSVGLLSGGYGREELERAGAYRVYEDPADLLRHLDEVGVR